ACTTTACCCTACCTTAAAGTGTCAGAGTTCAAATAATTCTTATTATATGAAGTCACCAAAAATTGAcacacgacaacaacaaaaacatccttTCAACAATGTACTTAACTCAATCAATTTGTTAACTCATTATATTGAAATTAGTATAGCACTCTATGTATTCGACTATCTATCGGAGACACTTTGCATTTCAAAACCTGAAACCATCTTGTTTTTCGCTTGcaaaatgattgttattattaactaGTTATTAAAATGGTTGccaattcattttaatatatgCGACTAATGAAAACATTGCGTTTATTTGAGCTGTACACTTGTGTTTTCCAGGTGAGTGTACCGTCATGGGCATTCCCAGTGTGACCACCAACCTGTCCGGCTTTGGCTGCTTCATGGAGGAGCATGTCTCCGACCCTGCTGCCTATGGTacggacacacacgcacatatgcTATATGCACACAAATTTGAGTGACTATACATATATGTTCAacttaaatgtgtcttttaggCATTGGCATCCATTGTTTACTATCTAATCACTTGTACATTAGAGTTATTTATAGGGTGATAAATGCGTGATATaaatcctcctccttctctcagGGATCTACATTGTGGACCGCCGGTTCTGTTCCCCTGAGGAGACCTGTAACCAGTTGACCCAGTACATGTTCAGTTTCTGCCAGCAGTCACGGCGTCAGCGCATCATCCAACGGAACCGCACTGAGAGACTGTCTGACCTGCTGGACTGGAGGTTCCTGGGCCGGGTGGGTTTTTGCTGCACCAGCAATCAAAAGCTTTGACATGAGCTGTATCAGGCAGGATAGGAGAGAGGGATACAGTCACTGAAAGTCAAAGACCATACTGGCTTGGGAACAACACAGGTGCGGGTACGAGCTGTGGTTCAGATGGAAAACACCACGTTAAGACTTATTTAAATAGAAAGGAGCACATCACAATAGTATTGACTGTGACTGGTTTGGGTTTCTGTCTAAAGCCCTTTTtcatctgagaaaaaaaaaaaaacacaactccaATGGGCagcatttggaaaaaaatgacacctgGGTGAATATGCTAATTTCACGTTTTACAACTCTATTTCGGCAGTCTGCGGTGGTCTGCACCTTTTCTACAACAAATTTATGAGACAGCAGTCCTGAGTTGTTCAGtttaatggcgtatttccaccgacGCGTCACGATTAGGTTTCATTTCCattacaaaaaagtacctactaacgtgggtggagtcatcactgcacggctgattgaaactgcggtgacgtcgttttatacgcgacacacacacgagtgactagtgactttacaccagtgTTTAAGACattaacatgaaaacaacatatGTAGGGAACGGATAAATCTCTATCAATTTGGGGGTCCTCGGTCCGAAAAATGTTGTCGACCCCTGCTTTAGAACCTTGGCTTGCTTCATTTATGTCCTTGGTCCTTGTGGATAAAATGCCTGCTTCAAACAGTGTATTCATCCCTTAATCCTGCCACAGTTTCTAGCTTAAACTTAAATAGTTTACAGCTGAAACTGTAATGACAGAAAAGCAAACACTACTGAAGAAAATTGCAAGATGTAATTGCTGACGTACATCTCTGCCGACTTGACAGTTCTACGTTCACGCCCGCCACCTGGCACTGAGCAGAGCTTTCCCCGAGAAGTACACGATGGACCCCATCACCCTGAAGGTTTGTCAATGAGAGTTTGTACATTTTGAGTAtagaccaggggtctcaaacctTACCTGGCAACTGTTCAGTGTGGATGGACAATTAAATGATATAACAATATTCCACCATGGCGCCGCAATAACTATATTTGTGACAATAAtttgcagaatttcaaaataaaagtgttttgatatTGAAAAATGTGTCGTTCACAAAAAACTATTTATGAATAATGGTAAAATAAGtgataaaaattataatataatgataaatacatcattattatgTGATATTGATTAGAGGGCCACATAAAATCAATTGGCGGGCATGTTTGAGACGTCTGGTCTAGATGGAAGGATGATGAGGaagtgttttaatgtaacatTTAATTTGATCCAAACATCTAAGGAGGACATTAGaataagaaatatttaaaaaaaaaaaagttttcttattttagtatgtttttaaaaaacgtaTCTGACTACGTGTGTGAAATCCCTGAGACCCTGCAGCTCATCCTCCCTCCACACGATAACGTCTCTCATGTGCTCACTGACACAGATTGCACTCTGTCGGATTTGATCCACGTTTGTCGAGCTTTAATTGACAGCGTAACATTTGGATGAAGGACAAGTCGTCATTTTGGATGATGGTGCTGAGGCTGAACACTGTTGCGCTACATGAAACAAGACTGGtctccttcctctgtctcttgTTCAGTTTATCGTTGGATTTGAAATTTGCAATTgtaatgtttggtttttgtccACTAAAAGTGGATGTTTTGAGTAACATTGAGGTTTTTAGACTGGGGAAGGAATAATGGTAAGAGGAAAAATTAACAAAGGAGAGCaaaatttgtaatttgtaatgATGAAATGTAATCAGATTTTGCGTATAAGATAACCCTGAAGGTAATTCTTCAAGGCTTCCACTTCAttgtaaacaaaagaaaatgaaaagctcctcatttttcaatcattttatcTCCGTAGACAGAGGGTTACCGCTACCCACGCCCCTACTCGGTGCCACCCTCTCCTTCGGCCTCCGTCCACTCCACCCCTCACCacagtgatgaggaggaggatgaataTAATGATGATGAACACGAGCCCTACGATGAAGACTTGGAGGCGGAGAGGGACCGGCTGAATATCAAGGCTCCTTTTGTGCTGGGTGCTGTGCCTAATTGAGGTAGTTTGTGGGTTTATTCAGTGCCTCTGCTCAGTGTGtatgaaataaacatgaaatgaaatgtaaattgtaTGGACTCTGCTGTTCGTCCCACCATAACACATCGcttagttatttaaaaaaacaaaactatagaCCTCCACCTTCTGTAGTTCAGTTTAACTGTGGTGTTCCCCTGAGCTTTATGCTTGGCCCGCTGTTGTTTCCTTCTCTTTATAGACATTATAGATTAAAGATGTTGTCTTCAGCTACGACACAGATAACAGTCTTGTTTTCCACGGCAATACAATAATTACATCACCCTTAATAATTGCCAAAgtaaaatacaactttttttaaatttaaatagtgCTTGGTTTCTTTCATtatgtttacactgaaaacaagatTGGTCATTGAAATGCATTTATCCCCCTAAAATGGTCAAATACATAACATAAAAAGCTATCTTTgagtaaaacaaatattttgattaATGGAAGTAACTGTGTTCAATCACGTGATCCAGTTCCACCATGTAAAATAATCCTGATCATTACCTTTTAGGGTtcctggttcaaatccctgctTGTTtaagcatatacatatatatatatatatatatatatatatatatatgtgtgtagtTATTTGAAATCATAGGTACATGACTGCGTTAAATATCCCCTAACCTTGATGCTTTCTGTTTTGCTTCCCAATCCAGGAGAAAAGTACATTATTAGAAAAGACATCAGTCGTCTATATTTTAACACATAATCATTAGCAAATcatccttgtttttcttcttctcctctggtcaagacatttttgacaggGATAGTGACGCCTTTTAGATTTGGCAATATTCAGCGTCTTTGaaccacagctgcagctctgctgacaACAGCTACAGGTGGTTGtcacaacagaccaaaacaatacatgtttccataatatgattattttatgacttaatgtaatacatttcttacatacagCCCCCCTTAAATAGACCACTAAACTGGCTGTTTATTATAGAGGAGTGCGGTGAAGATGTTGACGTGTCTGATACTAATTCACAAgcatttcattttacatcattttatgcTGTGTTCAGTAAACTTGGCTCCAACTAAAACACTGGAGTGAACTCTCTCTCAAAAAGTCTCCAAATCCACATCCATGTGGATCCATATTTATTTGTACACTTTTCTTACTGCAGTGTTCTCAGGGCACAGATAACGTCAGACCATCGGTGCTGTGAATTTCActtctttttattaaaacatcacatttcaaacataCAAAACAGCGGTTCAGAACGCGAACGAGTTCTACATCCAAAGACAAAGACGTTGGTTTTTTTCAGGCAAGTTTTACAAATGTATCAAAGACCGTCAGAAGAATTCCCTCTTCCACACCGGCAGCTCCTGGAAATACACCTCGTCTGGGTTTTCATCGGCTGGAAGACAAGGGAAATATTAACATGATTCGGTTATGGAATGGAAATGACGTGCAGTACGTCATCAGGAACTCCTTGGAGGTTCTTGACTGTAGCATGTGGAGCACTAGTAACAATTGCTCTGTTTTTTACTTGAAATTAGacatttgtgatgatgttttaacCCCGTTTTGAATTTAATGTACATAAAAAGTCCTTAACTTAGCTAGTCTAAACTGTAAAAGCAGGAGATCAGAAAAGCTGGGTGGTAAAAGTCATTTTGTTGAAAAAAGTAGCACAGAAGTTTATAGCGGACACTGACAAATGTTGTGCACTATTTCATAGTTATTCTGTGAAGCAGGAGGGGGTTGAGCTTCAAAATGAGTTTAAATTCCGGAATAAATCAACAACAATTTTAGgaaaatttaagaaaaatgcaaacaaaagaaaatcttttacataatcaactttttttttatatggagtctctctgtttttgtaattttagtGTAACCctgttcacaatataaatcttGACAGGCTAAAAATGTGTGCCTTATGAGACATTTCTCACAATGTTTTTCCTGGTGTTTCTGTAACACCTACGACGTGTGTTTGATGAATGAATcacaggtacagtgtgtaagaatcGGTGACATCGAATGAACTTGCAAATCTGCAGTAAACCGAGGACTCCTTTTGCTCACCGCTCGCACAATATGTCAACGTCAACGTCAGCTGAGTTCCTATAGTGTGGTGTCGCGTTGTTCGCAGATGATTCCTTCTTTTGGAcgaactgaactgaatcactTACTGAAACGATTCGTTCCTAAACACCTCAATATTTAAGCAGAGGTTATAAATAAATAGCTCCAGCTGTTTTAAAGTCAGACATAAGCTGTTAGTTTACCTCTTAAGAGAGGATAGACTTTTTAATGCCTGGTTATTGACTGCAGggattttaattattcatttgcttctgttttattattattcatgtacagtatttctttTGGTAAccttaatcaactttattcatTATGATTCGAAGTAAGATTATATAGAAATCACCATATGTGGACAAAGAATTAATAATCCATATATTTGTATAGCATTAAGTCGTCTCTCTCACCTCCCTCTCTGGCCTGCTGCAGGAAGTTGAGCAGGATGGTGGCCGCCTGGTCCACACTCAGCTTCTCTGTGTTCTGACTGCGCGTCTCTGACGGGAAACAAACACCAAGCACACATGAATGAGCTGCACATGTCAGGGaaccagaaaaaaagacaaattcagTTTGTCTATCGAATAAAAGAGGTCAACTTTACCCAAGTGTAACGTGTCATAGACATCTCCTTCCTTTCGGTCCTCTGAGATGAACCTGCGCCCCTCTaacaggagaaaaaacacacaagagtgTATTTATGTTCTTATAGCTACAGTTTCTTTGGAggtgtaaaaagaaaaggaaaatgtgcaCTTTTAATATGATATATGAATATTATATCTCACTCAGTAATATTCAGCCTGGCAAAACATtatagtatttatttttctgcaaaCCATAGGAAATGTTGCATGTGAACAAAGTCAAATTTGACAGATTGTTTCATATGTGTCACACAAACTGTTCTTTTTAAGTAAGGTTAAAATGTGTTCTCtttttgacattattatttaatacatGGATTCAccttaattcattattattatatacttcTAATCCTGAGCACTCTAGAGCTCCATATAACACATGTATACAGTGAGTAAATACATACGTGTGCCCTTGAGGTATAGCATCGCCTGAGGGGTCCAGTTTCGTCTTTGGAAAGAGCCCTTTAATCAAAGGAGAACAGGATTTCTCActttaatgcatttgttttctgaACAATCGTCTGCaatacaaagaagaagaagaaagctgcTTTACCTTTGGCGCGCTCCACGACTGCGAGACAAAGGTCGAGAGAAGTAAAAGAGTGAGAAGGTAAGTTAACGTGATGGTCCTCACACCCTGAGACGGAAAAAGACAAACGGAAGCAGATATTTTGATTCATGTCAGGTTATAAAAATCATTCTGTGCAGTGCAAAACTGTTTACACTATAGCTTTAAAATCATGAgatgacatgaaaacataagAAAATACTAATGAGAATATGATTAGATgataaaaaatgcacaaaataaacaaaaccataaaaacactatcatgcaaaacaataaaaaatactaaataacacataacattaaaaacacaatcatgcaaaacaataaaaatcagtaaataacacacaaaataaaaaaaaacacaatcatgcaAAACAATAAGAATCactaaataacacacaaaataaaaaaacacaatcatgcaaaacaataaaaatcacaaataacacacaacataaaaaacacaatcatgcaaaacaataaaaatcataCAGAACAAAACTGTATTGTCAGACATGTGATGCATAAAATAGTCAAAAAATACTGGAGCAAACTTATAAATGATAAATTTTCTTGATGTGTattcttgttgtgtttgatcAAAAACTTATTATCTGTACAAAAGGAAACAACTTAACACCAAGAATGAAACCAAAAACTAGTTCTTCACTTACTTTCATTGTGCCACAGGTCCTGGAAGGGAGTCTGGTGTCCAATAGCGAGGCCGAGAGAGCTTCAGTCTAACTGCAGGTGgtgctccctccctctctctctatctctgcaTTTATATCCTCAGAAGCgaatggcgtgtgtgtgtgcgtgtgtgtgtgtcgcttcCCTGCACTCCTTTACGATGCCAGCATCTATAGGTCACGCCAATTTGATGAGACGGGGGGGCGGCGGCTGCAGTGAATGAGCCGATCAATACTGAGAGTGAATGAATCCATACAATACTGGTGGCTGAGTGCTGcagtacactgtaaatatttctgaaataaaacagctgCTTCCAGCTCCAGGGCAGTTTTTCACAACTCACACactaaaacttgtttttatctcttagtgaggacacatcagcgacctaatgcattccctagcaccttaccctaaccttaactatcacaactaagtgcataatcttaaccttaactatcCCAACTAAGTGCATAATCTTAACCCTTGAAGTCgggttgaatttgtgaaatttggaaatacaatATGTGGccgttcaaagttcacttggctcctatttatgaacaaaaatcaaagaaatacggtctattttgtgactttttatgcaatatgcaatataaaatgaatcgtaACTTTGTTAagtctgaagatgt
The nucleotide sequence above comes from Solea senegalensis isolate Sse05_10M linkage group LG3, IFAPA_SoseM_1, whole genome shotgun sequence. Encoded proteins:
- the spx gene encoding spexin prohormone 1 isoform X1, whose translation is MKGVRTITLTYLLTLLLLSTFVSQSWSAPKGSFQRRNWTPQAMLYLKGTQGRRFISEDRKEGDVYDTLHLETRSQNTEKLSVDQAATILLNFLQQAREGADENPDEVYFQELPVWKREFF
- the spx gene encoding spexin prohormone 1 isoform X2 yields the protein MKSWSAPKGSFQRRNWTPQAMLYLKGTQGRRFISEDRKEGDVYDTLHLETRSQNTEKLSVDQAATILLNFLQQAREGADENPDEVYFQELPVWKREFF